One genomic segment of Mycolicibacterium gilvum includes these proteins:
- a CDS encoding cadmium resistance transporter: MGFHSKLVALAVLSPATLVQAIATFAITNIDDIVVLAVMFGQAPGHRGAAIRVTAGQYLGFTAILAVSVGGALLGATLLPPAALPYFGLLPIVLGLRAAWLAWRDRRTQPAPTDDPATLLTPGTWQVAVITFANGGDNIGVYVPIFAVSTIATIGVYIIVFLIGVAIWCAAGRYFASHPIIAKALSRWGHIVLPVALITIGALILIKGGAFAL; encoded by the coding sequence GTGGGATTTCACTCGAAGCTGGTCGCATTGGCCGTGCTGAGCCCAGCCACACTCGTTCAGGCGATCGCCACCTTCGCCATCACCAATATCGACGACATCGTGGTCCTCGCGGTGATGTTCGGCCAGGCGCCCGGTCATCGTGGCGCAGCCATCCGAGTGACCGCCGGTCAGTACCTCGGCTTCACCGCCATCTTGGCAGTTTCGGTCGGCGGCGCACTCCTGGGTGCCACGCTGCTTCCTCCAGCCGCACTGCCGTACTTCGGGCTGCTGCCCATCGTGTTGGGGCTGCGGGCGGCATGGCTGGCCTGGCGGGATCGCCGCACCCAACCGGCGCCGACCGATGATCCCGCAACACTGTTGACGCCTGGCACCTGGCAGGTCGCAGTCATCACCTTCGCCAACGGCGGCGACAACATCGGCGTGTACGTTCCGATCTTCGCCGTCTCAACGATCGCCACCATCGGTGTTTACATCATCGTGTTCCTCATCGGTGTGGCCATCTGGTGCGCGGCCGGCCGATATTTCGCCTCCCACCCGATCATCGCCAAAGCACTCTCACGCTGGGGCCACATCGTTCTGCCCGTTGCACTGATCACAATCGGGGCCCTCATCCTCATCAAAGGCGGAGCGTTCGCCCTCTAG
- a CDS encoding tyrosine-type recombinase/integrase, producing the protein MRTDTNNMDNVDYPSFVRQADGMPHKTDPGYSVAEGAVEAASAPPAVDEIPEWFQQFLDHRQASKPSVHTMKAYRRDFIAIAKLLTDGEPIQLSPADITRDSMRTAFAAFAADHEAASIRRCWSTWNVLCTFLYTNELLAANPMQLVGRPKLKKPLPKALPRTAVEALLSAVTQESDGRRTDWNERDLALILTALLAGLRAEELRLVDVGDVRTLDDGSAVINVKGKGGKERNVPIEAALLAVIGTYMESRAGRFPQGKKRSSTPKSTPVSGWPDSVPLFVGRDGERMTRGTLQSRIKRAFKRAGPDARPVPGALVHGLRHTYATELATSNVSVYSLMKLLGHESMTTSQCYVTAAGIETRSAAAQNQLYSLITEPNAAAGRASSGAEARRS; encoded by the coding sequence ATGAGAACGGACACCAATAATATGGATAACGTTGATTATCCATCTTTTGTCCGCCAAGCTGACGGTATGCCGCACAAGACAGATCCTGGCTACTCCGTCGCCGAAGGCGCCGTTGAAGCTGCCTCCGCGCCACCAGCTGTCGACGAGATCCCCGAATGGTTCCAGCAGTTCTTGGACCACCGTCAGGCCAGTAAACCCTCGGTACACACGATGAAGGCCTATCGGCGCGACTTCATCGCCATCGCCAAACTGCTGACAGACGGTGAACCAATCCAACTCAGTCCAGCTGACATAACTCGCGATTCGATGCGCACAGCGTTCGCCGCCTTTGCCGCCGACCACGAGGCTGCATCGATCCGGCGCTGCTGGTCCACATGGAATGTGTTGTGCACCTTTCTCTATACCAACGAACTGTTGGCGGCCAACCCCATGCAGCTCGTTGGCCGACCGAAGTTGAAGAAGCCGTTGCCGAAGGCGCTCCCCCGAACCGCGGTGGAAGCACTGCTCTCTGCTGTCACGCAGGAATCCGACGGTCGCCGAACAGACTGGAACGAGAGGGATCTCGCTCTCATTCTCACTGCACTTCTCGCGGGACTGCGGGCGGAAGAACTCCGCCTGGTCGATGTTGGTGACGTGCGGACGCTCGACGACGGCTCCGCGGTGATCAACGTGAAAGGCAAAGGCGGCAAAGAACGCAACGTCCCCATTGAGGCGGCCCTGCTGGCCGTGATCGGTACGTATATGGAGAGTCGTGCCGGACGGTTCCCTCAGGGCAAGAAGCGTTCATCGACGCCGAAAAGTACGCCAGTATCGGGGTGGCCGGATTCGGTGCCGCTGTTCGTAGGTAGGGACGGTGAACGAATGACGCGTGGCACGCTACAGTCGCGTATCAAGCGCGCGTTCAAACGCGCCGGGCCGGACGCACGCCCCGTACCCGGCGCCCTGGTGCACGGCCTTCGCCATACGTATGCAACTGAGCTCGCTACCTCGAATGTGAGCGTCTATAGCCTCATGAAGCTCCTCGGCCACGAGTCGATGACGACATCGCAGTGCTACGTAACGGCCGCAGGCATCGAAACCCGAAGTGCTGCAGCGCAGAATCAGCTGTATTCGCTAATCACCGAGCCTAATGCCGCCGCTGGTCGAGCATCGAGCGGAGCGGAAGCTCGACGGTCCTGA
- a CDS encoding IS3 family transposase (programmed frameshift), translating into MARKNYPDEFKRDAVALYRDTEGATIAQIAAELGVSEATLSAWCKSAGVPIRHRRGVVVAEPVPGAESPEQELARLRSEVKALRATEARLSTERDILRSAAKYFGRGDELVSRFQFVADHLHAFEVKWLCAVVEVARSSFYAWLAGADGRAARRAADEALAERIRAVHDEDNTYGAPRITAELNDGAPEGQRVNHKRVARVMRGAGIAGYRRRRRVKTTVADPANQKVPDLLKRDFTAAQVNTRYVGDITYLPLATGANLYLATVIDCCSRRVAGWAIADHMRTELVIDALKAAAALRGSLAGAIFHADHGSQYTSRDFANLCRDLGVVQSMGAVGSSADNALAESFNAALKREILQDRNCWPDAAICRREVFRWLARYNTTRRHSYCRHSSPATYERNLTPATLPEAA; encoded by the exons ATGGCAAGGAAAAATTACCCCGATGAGTTCAAGCGTGACGCGGTCGCGCTCTACCGGGACACCGAGGGCGCGACGATCGCCCAGATCGCTGCCGAGCTCGGTGTCAGCGAGGCCACGCTCTCGGCGTGGTGCAAGTCGGCCGGGGTGCCGATTCGGCACCGCCGCGGTGTCGTAGTGGCCGAGCCTGTGCCAGGGGCCGAGAGCCCTGAGCAGGAGCTGGCCCGCCTCCGCAGTGAGGTCAAGGCGTTACGCGCCACCGAGGCGCGGTTGTCCACCGAGCGTGACATCTTGCGGTCGGCGGCCAAATATTTCG GCCGGGGAGACGAACTGGTGAGCCGCTTTCAGTTTGTCGCCGACCACCTGCACGCCTTCGAGGTGAAGTGGCTCTGCGCAGTCGTCGAGGTTGCGCGTTCGTCGTTCTACGCGTGGTTGGCCGGTGCTGACGGACGAGCGGCCCGTCGGGCTGCTGACGAGGCGCTGGCCGAGCGTATCCGCGCCGTCCACGACGAGGACAACACCTACGGGGCGCCGCGGATCACCGCCGAGCTCAACGACGGTGCGCCCGAGGGGCAGCGGGTCAACCACAAGCGGGTGGCTCGGGTGATGCGCGGCGCCGGGATCGCCGGTTATCGACGCCGACGTCGGGTCAAGACGACCGTGGCGGACCCGGCGAACCAGAAGGTCCCCGACCTGCTCAAACGGGATTTCACCGCCGCGCAGGTCAACACCCGTTACGTCGGCGACATCACCTACTTGCCATTGGCGACCGGCGCCAACCTGTACCTGGCCACCGTGATCGACTGCTGTTCACGGCGGGTCGCCGGGTGGGCGATCGCCGATCACATGCGCACCGAACTGGTCATCGATGCGCTCAAAGCCGCTGCTGCACTGCGGGGTTCACTGGCTGGTGCAATATTCCATGCAGATCATGGAAGTCAGTACACCTCACGGGATTTCGCGAATCTCTGCCGCGATCTGGGGGTCGTCCAGTCGATGGGTGCGGTGGGGTCAAGTGCCGATAACGCGTTGGCCGAATCGTTCAACGCCGCCCTCAAGCGCGAGATTCTGCAAGACCGTAACTGCTGGCCGGACGCGGCGATCTGCCGCCGTGAGGTCTTTCGGTGGCTGGCCCGCTACAACACCACACGACGGCACTCCTACTGCCGTCATTCCAGCCCCGCGACCTACGAAAGGAACCTGACACCGGCTACGCTGCCCGAAGCCGCATAA
- a CDS encoding IS3 family transposase (programmed frameshift), with protein sequence MPNKYDDEFKARAVRLVADHAEEYDTRTACITAVAKRLGVSYESLRRWVNQVEVDTGQRDGVPTDIARENKELKRKNRELEETIEILKAATKFLRAGERPATPLICAFIAEHRARFGVAPICRVLTEHGCQIAPRTFYAWLTRPPSARELWDTVITEVLAGFYEPDEHGRRKPESLYGATKMWAHLQRQGIAVARCTVERLMRTNGWRGVTRRKKVRTTVSDPAADRAADLVKRQFRVPAPNVLLVADFTYVRLSNGMFVYTAFAIDAYAGRIVGWTCSASKEDRFVRRAIRHAAHLRSGEGNPLLGNTIHHSDAGSQYTSVRFGETLALSGLVASIGTVGDAFDNALAETTIGLYKTEAVRDDSPFRRGPLHRLTDVELLTAEWVHWYNTDRLMHRLGRIPPIEYETVYYATNTAPSEAAHQ encoded by the exons ATGCCGAACAAGTACGACGACGAGTTCAAGGCCCGCGCGGTACGGCTGGTGGCCGACCATGCCGAGGAGTACGACACCCGCACCGCCTGCATCACCGCGGTAGCCAAGCGGTTGGGGGTGTCCTACGAATCTTTGCGCCGGTGGGTCAACCAGGTCGAGGTGGACACCGGCCAGCGGGATGGAGTGCCCACCGATATCGCGCGGGAGAACAAGGAGCTCAAGCGCAAGAATCGTGAGCTTGAGGAAACCATCGAAATCCTCAAGGCGGCAACAA AGTTTCTTCGCGCGGGAGAGCGACCCGCGACACCGTTGATTTGTGCGTTCATCGCCGAGCATCGGGCTCGGTTCGGGGTCGCTCCGATCTGCCGCGTGCTCACCGAGCACGGGTGCCAGATCGCCCCGAGGACCTTCTACGCCTGGCTGACCCGACCCCCATCAGCCCGGGAGCTGTGGGACACCGTGATCACCGAGGTGCTGGCCGGCTTCTACGAGCCCGACGAGCACGGTCGGCGCAAGCCCGAGTCGCTGTATGGCGCCACCAAGATGTGGGCTCACTTGCAACGCCAGGGCATCGCGGTGGCCCGCTGCACCGTGGAGCGTCTCATGCGGACCAACGGCTGGCGTGGAGTTACTCGCCGCAAGAAGGTCCGCACCACCGTCTCGGATCCGGCCGCCGACCGGGCTGCCGATCTGGTGAAGCGCCAGTTCCGGGTGCCGGCCCCCAACGTGCTGCTGGTGGCGGACTTCACCTACGTACGGCTGTCCAACGGGATGTTCGTGTACACCGCATTCGCCATCGACGCCTACGCGGGCCGGATTGTGGGATGGACCTGCTCGGCCAGCAAGGAAGACCGGTTCGTGCGCCGAGCGATCCGCCATGCCGCACACCTCCGAAGCGGCGAGGGTAATCCATTGTTGGGCAATACTATTCACCACAGCGACGCGGGCTCTCAATACACGTCTGTGCGGTTCGGGGAAACCCTGGCTCTGTCCGGGCTTGTGGCCTCGATCGGCACGGTCGGGGATGCCTTCGATAACGCTTTGGCCGAAACGACCATAGGGCTGTACAAGACCGAAGCAGTCCGCGACGACTCACCATTCCGGCGGGGTCCCTTGCACCGTCTGACCGATGTCGAACTGCTCACCGCCGAGTGGGTGCACTGGTACAACACCGACCGGCTCATGCACCGCCTGGGCCGCATCCCACCCATCGAGTACGAGACCGTCTACTACGCTACAAACACAGCCCCATCAGAGGCTGCGCACCAGTAA
- a CDS encoding cadmium resistance transporter: MILSSVLPAIGLFIVTNIDDIIVLSLFFARGAGQRGTTSRITAGQYLGFAGILGAAVLVTLGAGAFLPPDVIPFFGLIPLALGLKAAWQAWRGNGDDDGDAKVAGKTVSVWAVAGVTFANGGDNVGVYVPVFLSVGHAAVVAYCVVFLLLVGVLVVIARYVATRRPIAEILERWEHILFPIVLIGLGIVILIGGLAF; this comes from the coding sequence ATGATCCTGTCGTCGGTTCTGCCCGCGATCGGGCTGTTCATCGTCACCAACATCGACGACATCATCGTGCTTTCACTGTTCTTCGCCCGCGGCGCAGGACAACGCGGGACCACCTCCCGGATCACCGCCGGCCAATACCTGGGATTCGCTGGAATTCTCGGCGCCGCCGTCCTCGTGACCCTAGGTGCGGGCGCATTCCTGCCGCCCGACGTCATCCCGTTCTTCGGACTCATCCCCCTCGCCCTGGGACTGAAGGCGGCTTGGCAAGCCTGGCGCGGAAACGGTGACGATGATGGTGACGCGAAGGTTGCGGGCAAGACCGTCAGCGTCTGGGCGGTCGCTGGCGTGACCTTCGCCAACGGCGGCGACAACGTCGGCGTCTACGTCCCGGTCTTCCTCAGCGTCGGACACGCAGCCGTCGTGGCCTACTGCGTCGTCTTCCTTCTTCTCGTCGGGGTGCTGGTGGTCATCGCCAGATATGTTGCCACCCGCCGCCCGATCGCGGAGATCCTCGAACGATGGGAACACATCCTGTTCCCGATTGTTCTGATCGGACTGGGTATTGTCATCCTGATCGGCGGCCTAGCTTTCTAG
- a CDS encoding heavy metal translocating P-type ATPase, with protein MSDACGCGSDEPRSAEEQEREPERLWQITELQFAALSGVLLLAALIANLVGAADPVVLTLEAAALLAGAYTFVPSTLGRLAKGKIGVGTLMTIAAVGAVLLGEVGEAAMLAFLFSISEGLEEYSLARTRRGLRALLSLVPDEATVRRDGTETTIAPTELRIGDLMVVKPGERVATDGIITRGRTALDLSAITGESVPVEAGPGDEVFAGSINGAGALEVEVSTTAEDNSLARIVRIVEAEQSRKGAAQRLADRIAKPLVPAVMIAAALIAVAGSLLGDPATWIERALVVLVAASPCALAISVPVTVVAAIGAASKLGALVKGGAALEALGRIRGVALDKTGTLTANRPTVIEVATTPDVTPEHVLDLAAAVEARSEHPLAAAILAAAGTVTPAADVEAVTGAGLTGHRDGHRIRLGRPGWLDRGPLTAEVTRMQQAGATAVLVEDNGQVIGAIAVRDELRPEATEVITQLRRDGYQVAMLTGDNHATAAALAREVGIDTVHADLRPEDKARLIEQLRTQRPTAMVGDGVNDAPALATADLGIAMGAMGTDVAIETADVALMGEDLRHLPQTFTHARRARRIMLQNVGLSLGLIIVLMPLALFGVLGLAAVVLVHELAEIVVIANGVRAGRTTALTALTAQRSTNLATATAVGAPS; from the coding sequence ATGAGCGATGCCTGTGGCTGCGGCAGCGACGAACCCCGCAGCGCCGAGGAGCAGGAGCGTGAACCCGAACGGCTCTGGCAGATCACAGAATTGCAGTTCGCCGCGCTCTCCGGGGTACTGCTGCTGGCGGCGTTGATCGCCAACCTGGTCGGCGCCGCCGACCCGGTGGTGCTCACGTTGGAGGCAGCGGCGCTGCTGGCCGGCGCCTATACCTTCGTGCCGTCCACCCTGGGGCGGCTGGCCAAGGGCAAGATCGGGGTCGGCACGCTGATGACCATCGCCGCCGTGGGCGCGGTGCTGCTCGGCGAGGTCGGTGAGGCCGCGATGCTGGCGTTCCTGTTCTCCATCAGCGAAGGCCTGGAGGAATACTCGCTGGCCCGCACCCGCCGCGGACTGCGCGCACTACTGTCGCTGGTGCCCGATGAGGCCACCGTTCGCCGCGACGGCACCGAAACAACCATCGCGCCAACAGAATTGCGCATCGGTGACCTCATGGTCGTCAAACCCGGAGAACGAGTCGCCACTGACGGCATCATCACCCGGGGCCGCACCGCCCTGGACCTCTCGGCCATCACCGGCGAATCAGTGCCCGTTGAAGCCGGCCCCGGTGATGAGGTGTTCGCCGGGTCGATCAACGGAGCCGGCGCCCTCGAAGTAGAAGTCAGCACCACCGCCGAGGACAATTCCCTGGCCCGCATCGTGCGCATCGTGGAAGCCGAGCAGTCCCGCAAGGGCGCCGCCCAACGTTTGGCTGACCGCATCGCCAAACCCCTGGTCCCCGCCGTGATGATCGCCGCCGCCCTGATCGCCGTCGCGGGGAGCCTGCTCGGTGACCCCGCCACCTGGATCGAACGCGCTCTGGTGGTGCTGGTCGCCGCCTCGCCCTGTGCTCTGGCGATTTCGGTACCGGTCACGGTCGTCGCCGCCATCGGCGCCGCCAGCAAGCTGGGCGCCCTGGTCAAAGGTGGCGCCGCGCTGGAAGCGCTGGGCAGGATCCGTGGGGTCGCCCTGGATAAGACCGGTACCCTCACCGCCAACCGGCCCACCGTCATCGAGGTGGCCACCACCCCCGACGTCACCCCCGAGCACGTCCTGGACCTCGCGGCCGCCGTAGAGGCCCGCAGTGAACACCCCCTGGCCGCGGCGATCCTGGCCGCCGCCGGCACCGTCACCCCCGCCGCCGACGTCGAGGCAGTCACCGGCGCCGGACTCACCGGCCACCGCGACGGGCACCGCATCCGGCTGGGCCGCCCCGGCTGGCTCGACCGAGGTCCGCTCACCGCCGAGGTCACCCGGATGCAGCAGGCCGGAGCCACCGCCGTCCTGGTCGAAGACAACGGACAGGTGATCGGTGCCATCGCCGTGCGTGACGAATTGCGGCCCGAGGCAACCGAAGTCATCACCCAGCTGCGCCGCGACGGCTACCAGGTGGCGATGCTCACCGGCGACAACCACGCCACCGCGGCCGCCCTGGCCCGCGAAGTCGGCATCGACACCGTGCACGCCGATCTGCGCCCCGAAGACAAAGCCCGACTGATCGAACAGCTCCGCACCCAGCGCCCCACCGCGATGGTCGGCGATGGCGTCAACGACGCCCCCGCACTGGCTACCGCCGACCTCGGCATCGCGATGGGCGCCATGGGCACCGACGTCGCCATCGAAACCGCCGACGTCGCACTCATGGGTGAAGACCTACGCCACCTGCCACAAACATTCACCCATGCCCGCCGCGCCCGACGGATCATGCTGCAAAACGTCGGCCTATCCCTCGGACTGATCATTGTGCTGATGCCGCTGGCTTTGTTCGGGGTGCTCGGGTTGGCCGCCGTCGTGCTCGTCCATGAACTCGCCGAAATCGTGGTCATCGCCAACGGTGTGCGCGCCGGCCGCACCACAGCACTGACCGCACTCACCGCACAGCGGTCAACCAACCTAGCCACCGCGACCGCAGTGGGTGCCCCGTCGTGA
- a CDS encoding ArsR/SmtB family transcription factor: protein MTMNKRDTCLAGNTSDLDAAVALFHSLSDATRLTIVRRLADGEARVVDLIGELGLAQSTVSAHVACLRDCGLVTGRPEGRQVFYSLSRPELLDVLAAAETLLAATGNAVALCPTYGTGARGAAIDTEETRQ from the coding sequence GTGACGATGAATAAGCGGGACACCTGCCTGGCCGGCAACACGTCCGACCTCGATGCCGCGGTGGCACTGTTCCACAGTCTCTCCGATGCGACGCGGTTGACGATCGTGCGCCGCCTGGCTGACGGGGAGGCGCGAGTTGTCGATCTGATCGGTGAGCTGGGGTTGGCGCAATCCACCGTCTCCGCGCACGTGGCGTGCCTGCGGGACTGTGGGCTGGTCACCGGCCGCCCAGAAGGCCGTCAGGTGTTCTATTCCTTGTCTCGCCCCGAGCTGCTGGACGTGCTCGCTGCGGCGGAAACGCTGCTGGCGGCCACCGGCAACGCGGTGGCGTTGTGTCCCACCTATGGAACCGGCGCCCGGGGTGCGGCGATCGACACCGAGGAGACGCGGCAATGA
- a CDS encoding type II toxin-antitoxin system Phd/YefM family antitoxin has product MEIGIRELRDQLSRHLAEVREGRTVTVTDHGRPIARIVPVERPTKLESLREEGRVQRARTRKQPAPAPLATGSTVSDLVGDQRR; this is encoded by the coding sequence GTGGAAATTGGTATTCGGGAGCTGCGAGACCAGTTGAGCCGGCACTTGGCGGAGGTTCGGGAAGGGCGGACGGTGACCGTGACGGATCATGGACGTCCGATTGCGCGCATCGTGCCGGTAGAACGGCCGACGAAACTGGAGAGCCTCCGCGAGGAAGGCCGTGTCCAGCGTGCTCGAACCCGCAAGCAGCCCGCACCCGCCCCGCTGGCCACCGGCAGCACGGTGAGCGACTTGGTCGGCGACCAGCGTCGGTGA
- a CDS encoding type II toxin-antitoxin system VapC family toxin yields the protein MIGYLDTSAFVPLLIDEPASVACRRFWDDADAIVSSRLLYVETAAALAQAGRIGRLTEGEHLQARRRLGQMWSEMDVIEVDEQIVTRAADLAHRLSLRGYDAVHAASAEQLDDDDVAAASGDQRLLSAWMDLGMAIYDTNQKATPEPE from the coding sequence GTGATCGGTTACCTGGACACCTCGGCCTTCGTGCCTCTGCTGATCGACGAGCCGGCCAGCGTCGCGTGCCGACGGTTCTGGGATGACGCCGATGCGATCGTGTCGTCGAGGCTGCTCTACGTTGAGACTGCAGCGGCCCTCGCCCAGGCGGGACGAATAGGGCGCCTCACGGAGGGCGAGCATCTCCAGGCTCGCCGGCGTCTCGGCCAGATGTGGTCCGAGATGGACGTCATCGAGGTGGACGAGCAGATCGTGACCCGTGCCGCTGACCTGGCACACCGTCTGTCTCTGCGTGGCTACGATGCTGTGCACGCCGCATCGGCCGAGCAACTCGATGACGACGATGTTGCAGCCGCGTCCGGAGACCAGCGACTGCTGAGCGCATGGATGGATCTCGGCATGGCAATCTACGACACCAACCAGAAGGCGACACCAGAGCCGGAGTGA
- a CDS encoding type II toxin-antitoxin system RelE family toxin, which translates to MIEFITTTLPTNPHQLSRPLRYELTGWHVARRGDYRVTFRILGDDRVLLIGRIEHRAHAYRSQ; encoded by the coding sequence GTGATCGAGTTCATCACCACCACGTTGCCCACCAATCCGCATCAGCTATCAAGACCGCTCCGCTACGAGCTGACGGGCTGGCATGTGGCGCGCCGCGGCGATTACCGCGTAACGTTCCGGATCCTGGGCGATGACCGCGTGCTGCTCATCGGCCGCATCGAGCACCGTGCCCACGCATATAGGAGCCAGTAG